From a single Lolium rigidum isolate FL_2022 chromosome 7, APGP_CSIRO_Lrig_0.1, whole genome shotgun sequence genomic region:
- the LOC124669538 gene encoding uncharacterized protein LOC124669538 gives MEFAARGRSTAAVDGVGDGDGRRFSDPPPPNGRDAHSAPENMAALVFRRGELLREFHRERIRLDMILCDLAETERAMTACLAMPAAGWGAWGDMPSMHQSEETLYRNPRSSEETSWWCGNPSEPVIPFYPHVERSPSPVLQQWPVDEAEQQECGSSSRALVVAPSLCPDVEQRWSLRKEPAVEALVQAAINVVANPTETVLFSQKVTPESRAAVNQEQEQQLKDGHGVQLTESGIQRREQPKFLTTAIGQEREEEVKDSHAMQLMECEVQRNGQLNHAAIVQGRETKGNTSHAVQVMESKLQKSEQVKRGAVGQENKAEVKDNHEVLMEMQVMESKFQKGEQVKRGAVGQENKAEVKDNHEVLMGSEIQRTEQPNRAAIGQGRRAKADASHAVQVMDNKFPKSEQVKRGAVGQENKAEVKDNHEVMENKFQKSEQVKRGAIGQERKAEVKDNHEVLMKSEIQRSEQPKHEASGQEHGEEENDRHAAQPMEESGIQSSEQPKPAERTINERIGEPRQLSHRYALAAKEKSPPNEQKRQVFDDTRTQITPSVLKRPIFKPTMITPPAKRHKPLDDWSCTLCQANLTCEEDLTEHKEGELHQSKLAALRARHEASGFDLRNHLRGRSHQESSQALNTEEGGKCAIDRRGEDPKNKFMGNRRFPFCKLCKVECTSQKVMQSHLAGKKHRENLLARH, from the exons ATGGAGTTCGCCGCCCGTGGCCGATCAACCGCCGCGGTCGACGgcgtcggcgacggcgatggccgccgctttTCCGACCCTCCGCCGCCGAACG GCAGAGACGCTCACTCGGCACCTGAAAACATGGCGGCGCTGGTGTTCAGGAGGGGGGAGCTGCTGCGGGAGTTCCACAGGGAGCGCATCCGCCTGGATATGATCTTGTGTGATCTTGCTGAGACAGAGCGCGCCATGACAGCGTGCTTAGCAATGCCTGCAGCGGGGTGGGGTGCTTGGGGTGACATGCCTTCGATGCATCAATCCGAAGAAACCCTGTACCGGAATCCGCGGTCAAGCGAGGAAACTTCTTGGTGGTGTGGGAACCCCTCAGAGCCAGTGATACCTTTTTACCCTCACGTTGAACGGTCACCATCACCAGTGCTGCAGCAATGGCCAGTTGATGAGGCTGAGCAGCAAGAATGTGGCAGCTCATCTAGGGCACTGGTGGTAGCTCCTTCATTGTGTCCTGATGTCGAACAACGCTGGTCACTGAGGAAGGAGCCTGCAGTTGAAGCCTTGGTACAAGCtgccatcaatgtcgttgccaatCCAACGGAGACGGTGTTGTTCAGTCAGAAGGTGACACCAGAGAGCCGAGCTGCTGTTAACCAGGAACAGGAACAACAATTGAAGGACGGCCATGGGGTGCAGCTGACGGAGAGTGGAATCCAGAGAAGAGAACAGCCAAAGTTTCTAACCACTG CCATTGGGCAAGAACGCGAAGAAGAAGTGAAGGATAGCCATGCCATGCAACTGATGGAGTGTGAAGTCCAGAGGAATGGACAGCTAAACCATGCAGCCATTGTTCAGGGACGCGAAACAAAAGGGAATACCAGCCATGCGGTGCAGGTGATGGAGAGCAAACTCCAGAAGAGTGAACAAGTAAAGCGTGGAGCCGTTGGTCAGGAAAACAAAGCTGAGGTGAAGGACAACCATGAAGTGCTGATGGAGA TGCAGGTGATGGAGAGCAAATTCCAGAAGGGTGAACAGGTAAAGCGTGGAGCCGTTGGTCAGGAAAACAAAGCTGAGGTGAAGGACAACCATGAAGTGCTGATGGGGAGTGAAATCCAGAGAACTGAACAACCTAACCGTGCAGCCATTGGCCAGGGACGCAGAGCAAAAGCGGATGCCAGCCATGCAGTGCAGGTGATGGACAACAAATTCCCGAAGAGTGAACAGGTAAAGCGTGGAGCCGTTGGTCAGGAAAACAAAGCTGAGGTGAAGGACAACCATGAA GTGATGGAGAACAAATTCCAGAAGAGTGAACAGGTAAAGCGTGGAGCCATTGGTCAGGAAAGAAAAGCTGAGGTGAAGGACAACCATGAAGTGCTGATGAAGAGTGAAATCCAGCGAAGTGAACAGCCAAAGCATGAAGCCTCTGGTCAGGAGCATGGCGAAGAAGAGAACGACAGACATGCCGCACAGCCCATGGAGGAGAGTGGAATACAGAGCAGTGAACAGCCAAAGCCTGCAGAGCGTACCATCAACGAGCGTATCGGTGAACCAAGGCAATTATCTCATCGATATGCGCTGGCTGCCAAGGAGAAATCCCCACCTAATGAGCAGAAGAGACAAGTGTTTGACGAC ACTAGAACGCAAATCACACCCTCTGTGCTGAAGAGGCCGATTTTCAAACCGACCATGATAACTCCACCAGCAAAGAGGCACAAGCCACTTGACGATTGGAGTTGCACCCTCTGCCAAGCGAACTTAACCTGTGAAGAAGACTTAACGGAACACAAAGAAGGCGAGCTACACCAGTCGAAACTCGCAGCATTGCGAGCAAGGCACGAAGCCTCTGGATTTGACTTGCGGAACCATCTCAGGGGCAGGAGTCACCAGGAGAGCTCGCAGGCCTTGAACACAGAAGAAGGCGGCAAGTGTGCCATTGACCGCAGGGGTGAAGACCCGAAGAACAAGTTTATGGGCAACAGAAGGTTTCCTTTCTGCAAGCTCTGCAAAGTGGAGTGCACCAGTCAGAAGGTGATGCAGTCGCATCTCGCTGGAAAGAAACACCGGGAGAATCTTCTGGCACGCCATTGA